Genomic window (Planctomycetia bacterium):
AATCCCACGCTGGTCCGCAACCTCGGCATCGCCCTCGGCGGCAGCGGCGCGAATCGCACGATCACGGTCACCCCCGAGCTGAACATTTTCGGCACGGCCACGATCACGCTCATGGTCAACGACGGCGCCACGACCGTGGAAGAATCGTTCCTGCTCACCGTGGTCGACGTGAGTCATCCTCCCACGATCACGCCGATTGACGACATCACGATCGCGAAAAACACGTCCACCAACGTGATCGAGTTCACCATCGGCGATCTCGACAGCCCCATCGGCAGTCTGCTGGTCTCCGCCGTCTCGTCCAATCCCACGCTGGTGCGCAACTTCGGCCTGGCCTTCGGAGGCGCCGGCGCCAATCGCACGTTGGTCGTCACGCCCGTCGCCGATCAAACCGGCACGGCCACGATCACCATCATGGTTTCCGACGGACCTCTCACCACCAACGAGTCCTTCGTGCTGACGGTCAATTCGGGCGTCACGCAGGTCGGCGATACGAACGGCGACGGCGACGTCAACATCACCGACTTGAACAATGTCCGCAACAACTTCGGCGCCGCCGGCGGCGCGCCGCTCGGCGATACCGACGTCGACCACGACGTCGACATCACCGACTTGAACAACGTCCGCAACAATTTCGGCGCCACATCGAACGGTTCGCCGTCCATCAGCACGCTGGTCGGTGCGCCGCAATCCACCTCCGCCTCCCAGGGGCTCGAATCGCATGCAGTGGCCGCGTCCATCGAGGGAACCAGGCTCACGCTCGGCGGCCTGCCAATCCTCATCGCCCGGCGCAAGCTGGAACGCAACCCCGCCAAAGAATCCGCCGCCGACCTGCTCTTCGGCCAATTGAGCGGCGAAAACGTCTCACTGGAGGCGCCAAAATTCCGCACGCGAAACCCGCGCGCCAAGTAAATTGACCTTGGCGAGCCCCAGCCCAGGGAAGGCCCCTAAAGTCTTGTGAGAGCAAGACAATCATCGGAGGCCTTCCCTGGGCTTTTTTCAGCGCGACCACCTGTCGGACTGCGCAGACTTTTCCAGCGCAATCCCGCGCTCCGCACGCCGCGCGCTCAATTTGCCGATCTTGACGATGGTAACCCCTTTGCCGTCCCTGCCGGCGGCAAACTCCATTGAGCAACGGAACTCGAGGGTCGGCGATGTCGCGCTGCAAGTTGGCACTGGCGGTTCTAGCCAGTCTCGGGCCCTGGGCGTTCCAGACGACCACTTCCTGCGCCGAACCCGTGGTTCCCGGCAGTGGGCGGAAAATCACGAGCGTCGGCGATAACTTCGAGAAACCGGAATGGTCGTACGAGTTCAACGGCCAGAAAAGTAGCCACGATATCGATGGCCAGCGGCGCAAGCCTTATGGTCGCGCCACAAACGGCCGCTTCAAAGAAGGCACCGGACGCGGCCAGCCGGACGTGCTCGAACGCGTCGCCACGCCCGCAGGCGGATTACCCGGCAGCGCAGGTTCGCTGCTCATGACGTCACTCGACACCGGTATCCCCGGCCGCCGCACCAAGGAAGTCCAACAGGACGACCTGCACGCCAGTTGCAGCGCGCGCGTCGGTGGCCTGATTCCCGTCTCCAGTTCGCCGAGCGCCGTGGTCCGGGTCTACGTGCCGCCGTTCGAGGAATGGGAACAGCGCGACGGTCTCTCGTTCGGCTTCCGGCTCAGCTTGCGCGGAACCGCGCCCAAGCAAACAAAGCAAGAACTGGAAAAATTCTGGCCCGGCATCTTCATCCAGTACCACCCCCGCGGCACGGCGCGTTCCCAGGGGCCGAGCGCTAACCTGGTGCTCCGCGCCAGCAATCGCGGCGACACCGCCGGCCCGGCGATCACCCCCGGCTGGTGGACCTTCGGCATGTCCTGCACTTCGGACGGCATGGTCCACTACTATGCTGGCGAAGGCGTCGAAGATCTCACCGAGGAAAACTTCATCGCCTCGTACTACGCCCACGGCTACCGCGCCCGGCAATTCAGCACGTTCTTCTTCAACGTCGCCAACCAGGCCGACGGCCGGAATTGGACCACGGAGTGGATCATCGACGACCCAGCCCTCTACGTCGTCGGCCCATTGCCGAAAGAACTAACGGCACAGCGCTCCACGACAAGACGGCCGGGCAATATGAGTGACGAATGACGAAATCCGAATGACGAATGACGAATGAATGAAATCCGCGACTTGCCCGATCCATTCGAGCTTCGTCATTCAAATTTGATTCGACATTCAGTTTTAGAATTCCGTCATTCCCCGCTACTTCGCTTCCTTCACCCGCAGGTTCCGAAACTCCACCTTCGCTCCGTGCCCCAGAAACCCAATGTGCCCCGTCGTGCGTTTGACGCCGGGGTGCTCTTGGTGGTCGAGCGTCCCATCTTTCGTGGCTTCGTCGAGATCCGCATCGACGATCGTCTCGCCGTTCAGCACGACCTTGACCTTGCGGCCCACGCAGGTCACTTCCTGCTCGTTCCATTCGCCGGCCGGCTTCAAATGGCCGCGCTTCGCCGCGACGATGCCATACACCGAACCGTGCGCCTGGTACGGACGGATGTCCTTATACGTCTCGTGCCCGTCGTCCAGGATCTGCAATTCCATGCCGGTATAAGCGACGTCCCCTTGATCGGTCGGCGCTCGAATACCAAGGCCGCTGTTCGCGCCAGGCTCCATTTTGAACTCGAATCGCAGCACGAAATCCGCATATTCGCCCTTCGTGAACACATTTCCGCCGCGATCCGGAATGCAAACGATCGCGCCGTCTTCCACGGCATAGCCCTCGGTGTCGCCGATCCAACCGTCGAGCGATTCTCCATTGAACAGGCTCACAAAGCCTTCCCCCTTCTCCTCCTCGCTGGGAACGTCGGCGAAGAGTTGCCCCGCGCCGCATAGCGCGCCAGCGAAAACGAACGCAATCGACCAACGACGGGCAAACATGGCGGAGACTCCGAGTCAGGCAGGGAAGCGCAGGCGGCAGGACAGGCAGGGCGGCGCAAACGCCGCTCCAGGCAATTCTAATTGCCGGTCCGTTCATGCGATAGCTAGCCCCAACGAATAGCTAGCCCCAACGGGGCGGCCGTTCTCGCCAAATCAACGCGCGCGGGTGCCTGGGGCTGGGGCGAACGAGAGTTGCAACCATCGCGAACCGGCTGGGGCATCCGAGCGATTCGTTGACACGTCCAACGAAGCCCCAGTGGTTGGACCGCGGCCACGTCACTTATGCGCTGGCGGAACGCTCGGCGCATCGCTCAACGAAGTCCCGCACTCCGTGCAGTTTTGCGTCCCGATCGGATGCTCGGCCGCACAACTCGGGCAACGCAGGTGCAATCGGCGTTCAATCTCGTCCCAGTTCGTGAAATACAGCCCGCAATGCGGACAGAGATCGAACTTCGCCGCGATTTGATGCTTGCACTTGGGGCAGACCTTCGTCTTCCGCATCAAAATCGACGAGCCGTGGATGTGCGTCCCGCTCATGATGCTGCTCGCGCCGCTCGGCCGCGCAGGCTCGTGGTACACCGGCATCGAGTCCGGGTCGTCCTCTGGCGGAGGCGGCGGCGGCGCCGGCCCCAGGAAATCCAGGACGGCGTCTTCATCCAACGAAGGGACCAGCACACGCGATTGGCAATGCGGGCACAGGCCCGTTTGCCCCGCGTACTTTTCCTTCACCTTCAGGTGATGGCCGTTGGGACATGTGACTGAGATCGGCATAACGTGACCCTCCCGCCGCAGACCGCACGGAGTCACTTCCCACGAGAATTCGTGGGCGCCACTGCTCTCTATTCCAGAACCTCTCCCTCGCGAACCCTTCCAGTCTATCAGACTGCCACGATCGTCCCAAGCTTTTTTTCTTTCTTTGCCCGCCGCCGCTGCATCGCCCCGTGTTCCTGAGACGCACATCCTAACCCAACGGAACATTTCCGCTAAACTGCGCGTCAAACAAGGGATTCTGTCCCGGTTAGGTGGATTTTAATTGCCCCAGTTTTGCCGCCGGAACAGAATGAGAATTCGCGATTCCCTTCAGTTTTTCAGCGGCATTCCGACTGGAAC
Coding sequences:
- a CDS encoding DUF1080 domain-containing protein is translated as MFARRWSIAFVFAGALCGAGQLFADVPSEEEKGEGFVSLFNGESLDGWIGDTEGYAVEDGAIVCIPDRGGNVFTKGEYADFVLRFEFKMEPGANSGLGIRAPTDQGDVAYTGMELQILDDGHETYKDIRPYQAHGSVYGIVAAKRGHLKPAGEWNEQEVTCVGRKVKVVLNGETIVDADLDEATKDGTLDHQEHPGVKRTTGHIGFLGHGAKVEFRNLRVKEAK
- a CDS encoding zinc ribbon domain-containing protein; this translates as MPISVTCPNGHHLKVKEKYAGQTGLCPHCQSRVLVPSLDEDAVLDFLGPAPPPPPPEDDPDSMPVYHEPARPSGASSIMSGTHIHGSSILMRKTKVCPKCKHQIAAKFDLCPHCGLYFTNWDEIERRLHLRCPSCAAEHPIGTQNCTECGTSLSDAPSVPPAHK